A single genomic interval of Alistipes provencensis harbors:
- a CDS encoding SusD/RagB family nutrient-binding outer membrane lipoprotein produces MIKYTVTCMLGAFALSGCSNFEEMNVNKNALQSSNATSFVQPITFGFEYALLNRSFDVNSQLMQYTVGRQTSAERIYNYRFNNSIVNYLWQNGYRWAGNAETMRVQAEKDGDQTGLALSYILKVLTLSTITDTYGDAPYFEACEGYTQNKFSPAYDKQKEIYRDMFEKLELANEMLADGTDFDALEDYMYDGKVALWRKFGNSLYVRLLMRVALKDESEPNGEKLDAVAKLNEIFSNPGSYPIFESRADAANVKFDATVNAQYTPFHNLRAGLWNNNMICERLMDEMYDEEEKLTDPRVKYYFDKLVGVPTQITYNELTAYFDTAAHYRRSVIQDRDHFPLMNYSELYFIWAEAAYRGWIAGDPEEYYRTAVSEAVYEWTDNPSVDLTSFLSHARVSLAALDGEEVLERIMTQKWISNFLVGIESWCDYRRTGYPEMPVKALADNDGILPTRLRYPSDEEFRNAAHYSEVVNGWLGGTNNMTTNVWWADHTNKRK; encoded by the coding sequence ATGATAAAATATACCGTAACCTGCATGCTGGGAGCGTTCGCCTTGTCGGGTTGTTCCAACTTCGAGGAGATGAACGTGAACAAGAACGCATTGCAGAGTTCCAACGCCACGAGCTTCGTGCAGCCGATCACCTTCGGGTTCGAATACGCGCTGCTGAACCGCTCGTTCGATGTCAATTCGCAGCTGATGCAGTACACCGTAGGACGGCAGACTTCGGCCGAGCGCATCTACAACTACCGTTTCAACAACTCGATCGTCAACTATCTCTGGCAGAACGGCTACCGCTGGGCCGGGAATGCTGAGACCATGCGTGTGCAGGCCGAGAAGGACGGCGACCAGACGGGTCTGGCCCTCTCCTATATTCTCAAGGTGCTCACCCTGTCAACCATTACCGATACCTATGGCGATGCGCCCTATTTCGAAGCGTGCGAGGGGTATACCCAGAACAAGTTCAGCCCGGCTTACGACAAGCAGAAGGAGATTTACCGCGACATGTTTGAAAAACTCGAACTGGCCAACGAAATGCTGGCCGACGGGACCGACTTCGATGCACTCGAGGATTATATGTACGACGGTAAGGTGGCCCTGTGGCGGAAGTTCGGCAACTCGCTCTACGTCCGTCTGCTGATGCGTGTCGCGCTGAAGGATGAGTCCGAACCGAACGGCGAGAAGCTCGATGCCGTGGCGAAACTCAACGAGATTTTCTCCAATCCGGGTTCCTATCCCATTTTCGAGAGCCGTGCCGACGCCGCCAACGTGAAGTTCGATGCAACGGTCAATGCGCAGTACACGCCGTTCCACAACCTGCGCGCCGGACTCTGGAACAATAATATGATCTGCGAGCGCCTGATGGACGAGATGTACGATGAGGAGGAGAAACTGACGGACCCGCGTGTGAAATACTATTTCGATAAGCTGGTGGGCGTGCCGACACAGATCACCTATAATGAATTGACAGCCTATTTTGACACGGCGGCTCATTATCGGCGCAGCGTGATTCAGGACCGCGACCATTTTCCGCTGATGAACTATTCGGAGCTCTATTTCATCTGGGCCGAGGCGGCCTATCGCGGCTGGATCGCCGGGGACCCGGAGGAGTACTACCGGACGGCGGTGTCCGAGGCCGTTTACGAGTGGACCGACAATCCGTCGGTCGACCTCACGTCGTTCCTCTCCCATGCGCGCGTGTCGCTCGCAGCGCTCGACGGTGAGGAGGTGCTCGAACGCATTATGACACAGAAGTGGATTTCGAATTTCCTGGTAGGTATCGAGTCGTGGTGCGACTACCGCCGCACGGGTTATCCCGAGATGCCCGTAAAGGCGCTGGCCGACAACGACGGCATCCTGCCCACGCGCCTGCGCTACCCCTCCGACGAGGAGTTCCGCAACGCCGCCCACTACTCCGAAGTGGTCAACGGCTGGCTCGGAGGCACGAACAACATGACCACCAACGTATGGTGGGCCGACCACACCAACAAACGCAAATAA